One region of Deltaproteobacteria bacterium genomic DNA includes:
- a CDS encoding DUF366 family protein: protein MIQIRFIEERIKYTGKELKSHFAYKDFDVEGDSIIAFCGICDVAASDLVDLADAKTESDIYSDDMLHFIAEFFDNDLEKTILRQRLLMAIIKEEIRLRSDTKVIRIGDDIYEGDHKVTVSIATATTVSTMIHAGVNIVSDFAPVKVKGLKDYGIDAPPFAHSVMEKFKKEMEGIRIARCKVRGVE, encoded by the coding sequence ATGATTCAAATCAGGTTTATAGAAGAACGTATTAAATATACGGGTAAGGAACTGAAGTCTCACTTTGCCTACAAGGATTTTGATGTGGAAGGAGACTCGATTATTGCCTTTTGCGGTATTTGTGACGTTGCTGCGTCCGATCTCGTTGATCTGGCTGATGCCAAGACTGAGTCCGACATATACAGCGATGATATGCTCCACTTTATTGCCGAGTTTTTTGATAATGACCTTGAGAAAACTATTTTAAGGCAGAGACTTCTTATGGCTATTATTAAAGAAGAAATCAGGCTGAGATCGGATACGAAAGTGATCCGGATTGGTGACGATATTTATGAAGGGGATCATAAAGTGACGGTTTCAATCGCTACCGCTACCACTGTTTCAACGATGATACATGCCGGTGTTAATATTGTTTCGGACTTTGCTCCTGTAAAGGTTAAAGGGCTCAAAGATTATGGAATAGATGCCCCTCCCTTTGCTCATTCCGTTATGGAAAAATTCAAAAAGGAAATGGAGGGTATAAGAATTGCCCGCTGTAAGGTTAGAGGTGTAGAGTAA
- a CDS encoding roadblock/LC7 domain-containing protein, which yields MANPQLVMYEEESKQVNAIIDKLNKEANAKVVFVVDKNGQLISSSGETEGLDATSLASLTAGNIAATGGLAKLLGEKEFSIQFHEGERDNIHITIVGGRVILVVIFDQRSSLGLVRLRVKKASDELAKIFEALAKKAESEAAAGESPFAEITDDDIDNLFS from the coding sequence ATGGCGAATCCTCAATTGGTGATGTATGAGGAGGAATCCAAGCAAGTAAATGCGATCATCGATAAGCTCAACAAAGAGGCAAATGCCAAAGTTGTGTTTGTTGTTGATAAAAACGGTCAGCTTATTTCGAGCAGTGGAGAGACGGAAGGTCTCGACGCGACCTCACTTGCTTCGCTAACGGCCGGTAACATTGCGGCTACAGGCGGTCTCGCCAAATTGCTCGGCGAAAAGGAATTCTCTATCCAGTTCCATGAGGGTGAAAGAGATAACATCCACATTACCATCGTTGGCGGGCGGGTTATACTTGTTGTCATCTTTGATCAGAGATCTTCACTGGGACTGGTCAGATTGAGGGTTAAAAAGGCAAGTGATGAGTTGGCCAAGATATTTGAAGCATTGGCCAAAAAAGCTGAAAGTGAAGCAGCAGCAGGTGAGTCGCCTTTTGCGGAAATTACCGATGACGACATAGATAATCTCTTTAGTTAA
- a CDS encoding GTPase domain-containing protein, which yields MSFINYSSREINCKIVFYGPGLCGKTTNLQHVYGKTNPDAKGKMISLATETERTLFFDFLPLSLGEIRGFKTRFHLYTVPGQVFYDASRKLILKGVDGVVFVADSQVERMEANIESLDNLKINLKEQGFDLDKVPFVIQYNKRDLPNAAPVDELKKLLNPGGVPDFEACAATGEGVFETLKAISKLVLIELKKSH from the coding sequence ATGTCGTTTATAAATTACTCTTCAAGAGAGATCAACTGTAAAATCGTTTTCTACGGCCCTGGCCTTTGCGGGAAGACAACAAACCTTCAGCATGTCTATGGTAAAACCAACCCCGATGCTAAAGGAAAGATGATTTCCCTGGCTACAGAGACGGAAAGAACGCTTTTCTTCGATTTTCTTCCCCTGTCGCTTGGCGAAATAAGAGGTTTTAAAACGCGTTTTCACCTCTACACTGTACCTGGGCAGGTATTTTACGATGCCAGCAGAAAGTTGATTCTCAAGGGTGTCGATGGCGTTGTCTTTGTTGCAGATTCACAGGTAGAAAGAATGGAAGCAAATATAGAGAGCCTTGATAACCTTAAAATTAATCTTAAGGAACAGGGTTTTGATCTTGATAAGGTTCCCTTTGTCATTCAATATAATAAAAGGGATTTGCCAAATGCAGCGCCTGTTGATGAATTAAAAAAATTATTGAATCCTGGCGGGGTTCCGGATTTTGAAGCCTGTGCCGCTACCGGTGAAGGGGTTTTCGAAACGTTAAAGGCCATTTCCAAACTTGTATTGATAGAACTTAAGAAGAGTCATTAA